A section of the Thermomicrobiales bacterium genome encodes:
- a CDS encoding beta-lactamase family protein has protein sequence MGNTANHAWRPALEQTVPALVADLLARDEAPGAAIALWRDGVPIVEMTVGSADLAGEVALNVDARFPVYSVTKTWIAAALLRLAERDILALDDSLQAYLPDIPLRTRPTLRQVLLHTAGLPDYGALPEYQRDVREHPQQPWSDDAFVRRTLARGDLAEPGSGFRYSNLGYMWLRHVLERVTGSSFAEALAAEVFEPLGLQETSVAESLADMAALSPGYSTLIGDDDTPIDVRPRYHPGWVAHGLVSSTAHEVAAALDGLFAGRLLAPESLVAMLAGRAVSETHPLFAEPAYGLGLMMDIGSAAPIAGHTGGGPGYSIGAYGRLSKRGRLTAVALVNRDIGMPGMHIATALLQMAAQLPD, from the coding sequence ATGGGGAACACTGCGAATCACGCATGGCGACCAGCGCTGGAACAAACCGTTCCGGCGCTGGTCGCTGATCTTCTCGCCCGGGACGAGGCCCCCGGCGCGGCGATTGCCCTCTGGCGCGACGGTGTGCCGATCGTCGAAATGACCGTCGGTAGCGCCGATCTCGCTGGCGAGGTCGCGCTCAACGTCGACGCACGCTTTCCGGTCTACAGTGTCACCAAAACGTGGATTGCTGCGGCGTTGCTGCGGCTGGCCGAGCGCGACATTCTTGCGCTCGACGACTCGCTGCAGGCGTATCTCCCCGACATCCCGCTGCGCACGCGGCCGACGCTGCGGCAGGTCTTGCTGCACACTGCCGGTCTGCCGGATTACGGTGCGTTGCCTGAATATCAGCGGGATGTTCGCGAGCACCCGCAACAGCCGTGGTCGGACGATGCATTCGTGCGTCGGACGCTGGCACGAGGCGATCTGGCGGAGCCGGGCAGCGGCTTCCGCTACTCGAACCTGGGGTACATGTGGCTAAGGCATGTGCTGGAGCGCGTGACCGGTAGCTCGTTCGCTGAGGCATTGGCCGCCGAGGTCTTCGAGCCGCTCGGCCTGCAAGAGACGTCGGTCGCCGAGTCGCTAGCGGATATGGCGGCGCTCAGTCCTGGGTACAGCACCTTGATTGGGGACGATGACACGCCGATCGACGTGAGGCCGCGCTACCATCCTGGCTGGGTAGCTCACGGGCTGGTCAGCTCAACCGCCCACGAGGTAGCGGCAGCGCTCGATGGCCTGTTTGCTGGACGGCTGCTCGCGCCGGAGAGCCTGGTTGCGATGCTGGCCGGCAGAGCCGTTAGCGAGACGCACCCGCTGTTCGCCGAGCCGGCCTACGGGCTGGGCCTGATGATGGATATCGGCTCAGCCGCGCCGATCGCCGGACATACTGGCGGTGGCCCCGGCTATTCCATTGGTGCGTACGGCCGACTGAGCAAACGTGGACGACTGACCGCCGTCGCACTGGTCAACCGCGACATCGGCATGCCCGGGATGCACATCGCCACGGCGCTTCTGCAGATGGCCGCTCAGTTGCCCGACTGA
- a CDS encoding ABC transporter ATP-binding protein, protein MLGRRRHDTEDGQSTPSGIDLPIIAARNVLKTYYTGKVSVPALRGVDLTINRGEMVAIMGPSGCGKTTLLNCLSGLDTIDEGEILIGGQDLASLSDDARTDFRAREMGFIFQFYNLLPVLSAVENVELPLLVSGTKPKEARERATTALGQVGLTEWADHRPAELSGGQRQRVTIARALVNEPAIVWGDEPTGDLDSQNAYEIIALMRELNLRNGQTFVLVTHDPDIGAACDRIIRMHDGAIISDGATCPIDGQLVEYRVAEPELIGGNLDGGAR, encoded by the coding sequence ATGCTTGGACGACGCCGGCACGACACTGAAGACGGCCAGTCGACCCCGTCTGGCATCGATCTGCCAATCATTGCTGCCCGCAATGTGCTCAAGACCTACTACACCGGCAAAGTGAGCGTCCCGGCACTGCGCGGCGTGGATCTGACAATTAATCGCGGCGAGATGGTCGCCATCATGGGACCATCCGGCTGCGGCAAGACGACGCTGCTCAACTGTCTCTCCGGGCTCGACACGATCGACGAGGGCGAGATCCTCATCGGTGGTCAGGACCTGGCGAGCCTGTCCGACGACGCGCGGACGGACTTCCGCGCTCGCGAGATGGGCTTCATCTTTCAGTTCTACAACCTGCTACCGGTGCTCTCGGCAGTCGAGAACGTCGAGCTGCCGCTGCTCGTCTCCGGTACCAAGCCGAAGGAGGCCCGCGAGCGGGCCACCACCGCTCTCGGACAAGTCGGGTTGACCGAGTGGGCTGACCACCGGCCGGCCGAACTATCCGGCGGGCAGCGCCAGCGGGTAACGATCGCCCGGGCGCTGGTCAACGAGCCGGCCATCGTCTGGGGTGACGAGCCGACCGGCGACCTCGATAGCCAGAACGCGTACGAGATCATCGCTCTGATGCGTGAGCTGAACCTGCGCAACGGCCAGACCTTCGTCCTGGTCACCCACGACCCGGATATCGGGGCGGCCTGCGACCGCATCATCCGCATGCATGACGGCGCGATCATCAGCGACGGCGCGACCTGCCCGATCGACGGGCAGCTCGTCGAGTATCGCGTGGCCGAACCGGAGCTGATTGGGGGCAACCTGGACGGCGGCGCAAGGTGA
- a CDS encoding PLP-dependent aminotransferase family protein encodes MNWDRIVAKRAPDIHGWLKASPPGIERMWAAEGLIYLSNGAPALEQIPVTRLRQAHADAWEDPGETLSYGETEGHLPLREEIATRMMRRGVTTDASHILITNGSQQGLDLIGRALLDPGDVVVIEGPSYFGAMQAFDAFGICYRIAPADEHGLIPEELEPLLQQEPRPKMLYTIPTFQNPTGTTIPDERRRQILAMTRAANVAVVEDDPYGDIYFTPDQVPPLRALDEDVIYLGTFSKTLAPALRMGWMIAPEQIRQLAEWSKEAADMMSDRFVQRAVTRTIEGGWLDHHMADAREFYRERRDALLAALEREMPEGVTWTHPQGGFFLWVTLPEGYNSDDLLPLAVDEGVGYLPGSCFYPDPAPHRGLRLSYPSPDAETIAEGVRRLGIAVRRLLTS; translated from the coding sequence ATGAACTGGGATCGGATCGTCGCGAAGAGGGCGCCAGACATTCACGGCTGGCTGAAGGCGAGCCCTCCGGGCATCGAGCGTATGTGGGCTGCCGAGGGTCTGATCTACCTCTCCAATGGTGCGCCCGCGCTGGAGCAGATACCGGTCACCCGCCTGCGCCAGGCTCACGCTGATGCCTGGGAGGATCCCGGTGAAACCCTTTCCTATGGCGAGACCGAGGGCCACCTGCCGCTCCGCGAAGAGATCGCCACCCGCATGATGCGGCGCGGCGTCACGACCGACGCCAGCCACATCCTCATCACCAATGGCTCGCAGCAGGGACTGGACCTCATCGGACGCGCGCTGCTCGATCCCGGCGATGTTGTCGTCATCGAGGGGCCGAGCTATTTCGGCGCGATGCAGGCGTTCGATGCATTCGGGATTTGCTACCGCATCGCGCCCGCCGACGAGCACGGCCTGATTCCGGAGGAGCTTGAGCCGCTGCTCCAACAGGAGCCGCGCCCGAAGATGCTCTACACCATCCCGACGTTCCAGAACCCGACCGGCACGACGATCCCCGACGAGCGCCGCCGCCAGATCCTCGCGATGACGCGGGCTGCGAACGTCGCGGTCGTCGAGGACGATCCCTACGGCGACATCTACTTCACGCCGGACCAGGTTCCGCCGCTGCGGGCGCTGGACGAGGATGTCATCTACCTCGGCACATTCTCGAAGACGCTCGCCCCTGCCCTGCGGATGGGCTGGATGATCGCACCGGAGCAGATCCGCCAGCTGGCCGAGTGGTCCAAAGAGGCGGCAGACATGATGTCCGATCGCTTCGTCCAGCGCGCCGTCACCCGCACGATCGAAGGCGGCTGGCTCGACCATCACATGGCCGATGCCCGCGAGTTCTACCGCGAGCGCCGCGATGCGCTGCTGGCAGCGCTGGAGCGCGAGATGCCAGAGGGCGTCACCTGGACGCACCCGCAAGGCGGCTTCTTCCTGTGGGTGACGTTGCCGGAGGGCTACAACTCGGATGACCTGCTGCCGCTGGCGGTTGATGAGGGTGTCGGCTACCTGCCAGGCTCGTGCTTCTACCCCGACCCGGCTCCCCATCGCGGCCTGCGCCTCTCGTACCCCAGCCCGGACGCCGAGACCATCGCCGAAGGCGTCCGCCGCCTCGGCATCGCTGTCAGGCGACTGCTGACTAGTTGA
- a CDS encoding FtsX-like permease family protein — protein MNAIFGVSTTTLMAYLLVLFALCLAITGWVWLRHRVVFKLGVRNIPRRPAQTILIVIGLMLSTLIISAAFTTGDTLDHSIRSEVYDLLGPVDEVIVVAAGPELPSQPQLGARIPEHIATDLATALNNNPNVDGIMPLTLNSVPVMNLRTRLSEPSLIMTGLDPAAADAFGGLRNQAGEPVDLARLPGTGIVLGQTPADKLDAGVGDQLVVYINNIAHLLTVEAIDEDSPLTGMLGFGASGGFAMPLLRTQTLTEAPFSLSTIAISNTGGVEDSVRLSEQVTSDIDAALHDTPYRAVPLKQNGLDTAEANGSMFVSMFLIFGMFSIAVGILLIFLIFTMLAAERKPEMGMARAIGLKRRQLSQMFVAEGMAYDLVSALVGAALGVGVAFVMAGMLSSFIGDAFDITPSASWRSLVIAYTLGIVVTFVTILVSSWRVSRLSIVQAIRDLNEPRAIRESRRWLAFGFIGMLVGALMTFGGGSGGNAFLFFTGMSLVPLGLAAILRSFGVPARPVYSIAALIVLILWLVPDSLTDSIFPETSGGIEMFFISGIMLVAAGTMIIIWNAEAITDAVGLLGKGFSRWLPALKTAIAYPLANRMRTGMTIAMFSLVVFSLVMMAAITANIVGILSGEHAGGGWDIRTTQATTNPISDFELTLSENGADPTLLDASARTDWINPSRVQMRMADAEQWKIYGVNGVDTSFISESDIPLQTRAVGYDSDRAVWDALAADPLLAVIDSMALPSMGFDPDSSEFTIDGVTANAKTMQPQQVTISDPATGRTQTVTVIGIIDSRAFTMWGMFLQEQTVADVWGMPDAVNYYLRLAPGVNPDDAARTVESALINYGVQADSIRTIVDETMAAQRNMMRLFEGFMALGLIVGIAALGVIAFRSVVERRQQIGMLRAIGYTRSMVAASFLIESTMITLLGVLSGTILGVLLAWNLITSDYFIGGGGSGFIVPWLEMALFIVISLVASLLMAYIPARRAAGVPIAHALHYE, from the coding sequence GTGAACGCGATCTTCGGTGTTTCAACCACGACACTCATGGCCTATCTGCTCGTGTTGTTCGCGCTGTGCCTCGCCATCACCGGCTGGGTCTGGCTGCGGCACCGGGTTGTGTTCAAGCTTGGCGTCCGCAACATCCCGCGGCGCCCTGCCCAGACGATCCTGATCGTCATCGGCCTGATGCTCAGCACCCTGATCATTTCGGCCGCCTTCACGACCGGCGATACGCTCGACCATAGCATCCGCTCCGAGGTCTACGACCTGCTGGGCCCGGTCGACGAGGTTATCGTCGTCGCAGCCGGCCCGGAGCTGCCGAGCCAGCCGCAGCTCGGCGCGAGGATCCCCGAACACATCGCAACTGACCTGGCCACGGCGCTGAATAACAACCCCAACGTTGACGGCATCATGCCGTTGACGCTCAACTCGGTGCCAGTCATGAACCTCCGTACCCGGTTGAGCGAGCCGTCACTGATCATGACCGGACTCGATCCTGCGGCGGCTGATGCGTTCGGCGGGCTGCGGAACCAGGCCGGCGAGCCGGTCGATCTGGCGCGCCTCCCCGGCACCGGTATCGTGCTGGGCCAGACACCGGCCGACAAGCTGGACGCAGGAGTCGGGGATCAGCTCGTCGTCTACATCAACAACATTGCCCATCTGCTGACCGTCGAGGCGATCGACGAGGATTCGCCGCTGACCGGCATGCTCGGCTTCGGCGCTTCCGGCGGCTTCGCGATGCCGCTGCTGCGCACGCAGACCCTGACCGAAGCGCCGTTCAGCCTGAGCACAATCGCCATTTCGAATACTGGCGGAGTCGAGGACAGCGTCAGGCTCTCTGAGCAGGTAACGTCTGACATCGACGCCGCACTGCACGACACGCCCTATCGAGCAGTGCCGCTGAAACAGAACGGGCTCGACACCGCCGAAGCCAACGGCTCGATGTTTGTCAGCATGTTCCTGATCTTCGGCATGTTCTCAATTGCTGTCGGCATTCTGCTGATCTTCCTGATCTTTACGATGCTCGCTGCCGAGCGCAAGCCGGAGATGGGCATGGCCCGCGCCATCGGCCTGAAGCGCCGACAACTCTCGCAAATGTTCGTCGCCGAGGGCATGGCCTACGACCTCGTCTCGGCTCTTGTCGGCGCGGCGCTCGGCGTCGGCGTCGCCTTCGTGATGGCCGGCATGCTGTCGAGCTTCATCGGCGATGCGTTCGACATCACCCCGTCGGCCAGCTGGCGTAGCCTCGTCATCGCCTACACGCTCGGCATCGTCGTCACCTTCGTCACGATTCTCGTCTCCTCGTGGCGCGTCAGCCGACTGAGCATTGTCCAGGCGATTCGCGACCTCAACGAACCGCGGGCAATACGTGAGAGCCGCCGCTGGCTCGCCTTCGGCTTCATCGGTATGCTCGTTGGTGCGCTGATGACCTTCGGCGGTGGGTCAGGCGGCAACGCCTTCCTCTTCTTCACCGGTATGTCGCTCGTGCCGCTAGGCCTGGCCGCCATCCTGCGCTCCTTCGGTGTCCCAGCCCGGCCGGTCTACAGCATCGCCGCCCTGATCGTTCTCATCCTCTGGCTGGTTCCCGACTCGCTCACCGATTCGATCTTCCCCGAAACAAGCGGCGGCATAGAGATGTTCTTCATCTCTGGCATCATGCTGGTCGCGGCCGGCACGATGATCATCATTTGGAACGCCGAGGCGATCACCGACGCGGTCGGCCTGCTCGGCAAGGGCTTCAGCCGCTGGCTGCCAGCCCTGAAGACCGCCATCGCCTACCCACTCGCCAACCGCATGCGCACTGGCATGACGATCGCCATGTTCAGCCTCGTCGTCTTCTCGCTGGTCATGATGGCGGCGATCACCGCCAACATCGTCGGCATCCTCTCCGGAGAGCACGCCGGCGGCGGCTGGGACATCCGCACCACCCAGGCGACGACAAACCCGATCAGCGACTTCGAGCTGACACTGAGCGAGAACGGCGCAGACCCCACCCTGCTCGACGCCAGCGCCCGAACCGACTGGATCAACCCGTCCCGCGTCCAGATGCGTATGGCTGACGCAGAGCAGTGGAAGATCTACGGCGTCAATGGCGTCGATACCTCGTTCATCAGCGAGAGCGACATCCCGCTCCAGACCCGCGCCGTCGGCTACGACTCCGACCGGGCCGTCTGGGACGCGCTAGCAGCCGATCCGCTGCTGGCCGTCATCGACAGCATGGCGTTGCCGTCCATGGGATTTGACCCCGACAGCAGCGAATTTACGATTGATGGCGTTACGGCCAACGCCAAAACGATGCAGCCGCAGCAGGTCACCATCAGCGACCCGGCGACGGGCCGGACGCAGACCGTCACAGTCATCGGCATCATTGACTCGCGCGCATTCACCATGTGGGGCATGTTCCTCCAGGAACAGACCGTCGCGGACGTCTGGGGCATGCCGGACGCCGTCAACTACTACCTGCGGCTGGCTCCGGGGGTGAACCCCGACGACGCGGCCCGGACGGTCGAATCGGCGCTGATCAACTACGGCGTCCAAGCAGACTCGATCCGTACGATCGTCGACGAGACGATGGCCGCGCAGCGCAACATGATGCGATTGTTCGAAGGCTTCATGGCCCTCGGCCTGATTGTCGGCATCGCGGCGCTCGGCGTCATCGCCTTCCGCTCGGTGGTCGAGCGTCGCCAGCAGATCGGCATGTTGCGCGCGATCGGCTACACGCGCTCGATGGTCGCCGCCAGCTTCCTGATCGAATCGACAATGATCACCCTGCTCGGCGTCCTGTCCGGCACCATTCTGGGCGTTCTGCTCGCCTGGAATCTGATCACCAGCGATTACTTCATTGGCGGGGGCGGAAGCGGATTCATCGTGCCGTGGCTGGAGATGGCGTTGTTCATCGTTATCTCGCTCGTCGCCTCCCTGCTCATGGCCTATATCCCCGCGCGCCGTGCCGCTGGCGTCCCGATCGCGCACGCATTGCACTACGAGTAG
- a CDS encoding beta-lactamase family protein produces MTGIFIRSALVLALIVLIAVNGFLTSTAAGEADATRFDRIDQYVTDQMDGSRIPGVALAIVDGDQIVHSRGFGESGSTPITSQTPFAIGSLTKSFTALAIMQLVEDGKLALDEPVQRYVPWFEVADTGAAAQITVRHLLNQTSGLSRATGIRPLLEENDDTIEQYVRNLHDARLNRPVGVSFEYSNANYVTLGLIVETVSGQQYGDYVRQHIFAPLDMNDSYASHEEGRRHGMADLHQFWFGLPVKADSPNLPAQAPTGFLVASADDMAHYLSMYLNDGSYQGRQILSPGGIATLLEPATNQFDRTLLGTGFSARYGMGWFNGPFGVSPALWHLGELPTFNAWMVLLPETQQAVVVLINAGNQMPLAGANQVFSRIPIGVTQILSGNEPPTGTSLSRFYTVFDLIVLAIIAAQALALARLLRRSSISPRRPHSLREGWALVRQTVPLAWEIGLGGLILLGYPTLTGISWRGNFGATPDLVIVLLLVGGLWLATGITRIVSLVGPARSHSTQQRGPDITREAEAA; encoded by the coding sequence ATGACTGGCATCTTCATCCGCAGTGCGCTGGTGCTTGCGCTGATCGTTCTTATCGCTGTCAATGGCTTCCTTACCTCGACTGCCGCCGGAGAGGCAGACGCGACCAGGTTCGACCGCATCGACCAGTACGTCACCGACCAGATGGACGGCTCGCGGATTCCGGGCGTTGCGCTCGCCATCGTCGACGGCGACCAAATCGTTCACAGCCGCGGATTCGGTGAATCCGGCTCGACACCGATCACCTCACAGACTCCATTCGCCATCGGCTCGCTGACCAAGTCGTTCACTGCGTTGGCGATCATGCAGCTCGTCGAGGACGGCAAGCTCGCTCTCGATGAGCCAGTCCAGCGCTACGTGCCGTGGTTCGAGGTAGCCGACACCGGCGCGGCGGCGCAGATCACCGTCCGTCATCTGCTGAACCAGACGAGCGGTCTGTCGCGCGCGACCGGCATTCGGCCACTGCTCGAAGAGAACGACGACACGATCGAGCAGTACGTCCGAAATCTGCACGATGCCAGGCTGAACCGGCCGGTCGGCGTGTCCTTCGAGTACTCCAACGCCAACTACGTCACGCTCGGCCTGATCGTCGAGACCGTCAGCGGCCAGCAGTATGGCGACTACGTCCGCCAGCACATCTTTGCGCCGCTCGACATGAACGACAGCTACGCCTCACACGAGGAGGGGCGTCGGCACGGCATGGCGGACCTCCATCAGTTCTGGTTCGGCCTGCCAGTCAAGGCAGACTCGCCGAATCTGCCGGCCCAGGCGCCGACCGGCTTCCTCGTCGCTTCGGCTGACGACATGGCCCACTACCTGTCGATGTATCTCAACGATGGTTCCTATCAGGGCCGTCAAATCCTGTCGCCGGGCGGCATCGCGACGCTACTCGAGCCAGCGACCAACCAGTTCGATCGCACGCTGCTCGGCACCGGATTCAGCGCGCGCTACGGCATGGGCTGGTTCAACGGACCATTCGGCGTTAGCCCGGCGTTGTGGCACCTGGGTGAGTTGCCGACGTTCAACGCCTGGATGGTGCTCTTGCCGGAGACGCAGCAGGCCGTCGTTGTCCTGATCAACGCCGGCAACCAGATGCCGCTCGCCGGAGCCAATCAGGTGTTCAGTCGCATCCCGATCGGCGTGACCCAGATCCTGAGCGGCAACGAACCGCCGACCGGCACGAGCCTCTCGCGCTTCTACACCGTCTTCGACCTTATCGTCCTGGCAATCATTGCAGCCCAGGCCCTGGCGCTCGCCCGCCTCCTGCGGCGGTCGTCGATATCGCCACGCCGGCCACATTCCCTCCGCGAAGGCTGGGCACTGGTGCGCCAGACCGTGCCTCTCGCCTGGGAGATCGGACTGGGCGGCCTGATCCTGCTCGGCTACCCGACGCTAACCGGCATCAGCTGGCGTGGAAATTTCGGCGCGACGCCCGATCTCGTCATCGTCCTGCTGCTCGTTGGCGGGCTCTGGCTGGCCACCGGCATCACGCGAATTGTCTCCCTCGTCGGACCTGCCCGGAGCCACAGCACGCAACAGCGAGGCCCGGACATCACTCGAGAGGCAGAGGCAGCATGA
- a CDS encoding ArgE/DapE family deacylase — protein sequence MSDRQQAQERLFAELEKREGELIELIQNLVRAKSTLGNEREAQDIVARYVREGGVEPDVWELDDSVLDLPGAGNSGVPFAERPNVTATYPGAGGGKSLILNGHIDVVSSEPNVNWTRDPWAAEIEGRRMYGRGAYDMKCGTALNFFIARVIRDLGIQLDGDLIVESVIEEECTGNGALAGRFRDGADSTRYRADAAIIAEPTDGEYIAAHVGVTWFRVTVLGAMAHAAVAWSGVNAIYRMLPIIEQLRALDAELNTESHPAYEHVHHPINLNIGVIRGGDWPSSVAGECTIECRLSMYPGVTVEQTRARVHAAIDHAVERDEWLSQHPPTVEWYGFQSPGSMIEPTEPILETLARHHLAIRGEQLAPRSLAGTTDMRNFNIYADIPVFCYGPGGFGAHAADEWLDLDTLVPTAKVIGATILEWCGVHLA from the coding sequence ATGAGCGACAGGCAGCAGGCACAGGAGCGCCTCTTCGCCGAGCTTGAGAAGCGCGAAGGGGAGCTGATCGAGCTGATCCAGAACCTTGTCCGGGCGAAATCGACGCTCGGCAACGAGCGCGAAGCGCAGGACATCGTCGCGCGCTATGTCCGCGAGGGTGGCGTTGAGCCGGACGTCTGGGAACTCGACGACTCGGTCCTCGATCTCCCGGGTGCCGGCAACAGCGGCGTACCGTTCGCCGAGCGCCCGAACGTCACCGCAACCTACCCCGGTGCGGGCGGTGGCAAATCCCTGATTCTCAATGGACATATCGATGTCGTCAGCTCAGAGCCGAATGTGAACTGGACACGCGACCCGTGGGCGGCGGAGATCGAAGGCCGTCGGATGTACGGGCGCGGCGCGTACGACATGAAGTGCGGCACGGCGCTGAACTTCTTCATCGCGCGCGTCATCCGCGACCTCGGCATCCAGCTCGACGGCGATCTGATCGTCGAGAGCGTCATTGAGGAAGAGTGCACCGGCAACGGCGCGCTGGCCGGACGCTTCCGCGACGGTGCAGATTCCACGCGCTACCGCGCCGACGCGGCCATCATCGCTGAGCCGACCGACGGTGAATACATCGCAGCCCACGTCGGCGTCACCTGGTTCCGCGTCACCGTACTGGGCGCGATGGCGCACGCAGCCGTCGCCTGGTCGGGCGTCAACGCGATCTATCGCATGCTCCCGATCATTGAGCAGCTTCGCGCGCTTGATGCCGAGCTGAACACCGAGAGCCATCCGGCCTACGAGCATGTCCATCACCCGATCAACCTCAACATCGGCGTCATTCGCGGCGGCGACTGGCCATCGAGCGTGGCCGGCGAGTGCACGATCGAGTGCCGCCTGTCGATGTACCCGGGCGTGACCGTCGAGCAGACTCGGGCTCGCGTCCACGCAGCCATCGACCATGCCGTCGAGCGCGACGAATGGCTCAGCCAGCACCCACCGACAGTCGAGTGGTACGGCTTCCAGAGTCCGGGCTCGATGATCGAACCGACCGAGCCGATTCTGGAGACGCTGGCGCGCCACCACCTGGCGATTCGCGGCGAGCAGCTCGCGCCGCGCTCGCTGGCCGGCACGACCGACATGCGCAACTTCAATATCTACGCCGACATCCCGGTCTTCTGCTACGGGCCGGGCGGCTTCGGCGCGCATGCTGCCGACGAGTGGCTCGATCTCGATACGCTCGTTCCGACCGCCAAGGTCATCGGTGCGACGATCCTGGAGTGGTGCGGCGTGCATCTCGCTTGA
- a CDS encoding nitroreductase family protein, with translation MEFADVVRKRRMVRHFKPDPIAPEVIDSLMTLAQRAPSAGFTQGQSFIIVTDPEMRKAVARCCGEDEHYETAFGHPWISEAPVQAIPCVSEAAYHRRYQESDKIQDDGSEIEWPVPFWFIDIGCSVQTLLLAVVDVGLAAGYAGIPDTPGLKALLGIPDEVTPVGVIPIGYPDTDTPSPSLKRGRRSLDDFAHRERW, from the coding sequence ATGGAATTTGCAGATGTCGTCCGAAAGCGACGGATGGTCCGCCACTTCAAGCCCGATCCGATCGCCCCCGAAGTCATCGATTCGCTGATGACGCTGGCGCAGCGCGCGCCGAGCGCCGGTTTCACGCAGGGACAATCGTTCATCATCGTGACCGACCCGGAGATGCGCAAGGCTGTTGCCCGCTGCTGCGGGGAGGACGAGCACTACGAAACCGCCTTCGGGCATCCGTGGATTTCCGAAGCGCCGGTGCAGGCGATCCCGTGCGTCAGCGAGGCCGCTTATCATCGTCGCTATCAGGAATCGGACAAGATTCAGGATGACGGCAGCGAGATCGAGTGGCCGGTGCCGTTCTGGTTCATCGACATCGGCTGCTCGGTACAGACGCTGCTGCTGGCGGTCGTCGATGTCGGGCTCGCGGCGGGCTACGCGGGCATCCCGGACACGCCCGGGTTGAAGGCGCTGCTCGGCATCCCCGACGAGGTGACGCCGGTCGGTGTGATCCCGATTGGCTACCCAGACACAGACACTCCGTCGCCATCGCTGAAGCGCGGCCGGCGGTCGCTAGACGATTTCGCGCACCGCGAACGCTGGTAG
- the alaXM gene encoding alanyl-tRNA editing protein AlaXM yields MTTLLHLADSYQREFSATVTAVDADGVMLDQTAFYPTGGGQPHDTGTLMSGGRVWDVIKVSKRGSDVVHALEEGSDPPAVGTEVHGVIDWERRYRLMRTHTALHVLCGVVFREFGALVTGGNMATDKARMDFELEDLSAERVAHIEKTANQVIRDNRAVSWRSLPREEAFQIPDLIRTKINLLPESITEVRIVEIEGLDLQADGGTHVRNTQEVGGIRVIGTRSKGRINKRLEIELVDDGIEVGGR; encoded by the coding sequence ATGACGACGCTGCTCCACCTTGCTGACTCTTACCAGCGCGAGTTCTCCGCGACGGTCACCGCCGTCGACGCAGACGGCGTCATGCTTGACCAGACCGCGTTCTACCCTACCGGCGGCGGCCAGCCACACGACACCGGCACGCTGATGAGCGGTGGCCGCGTCTGGGACGTCATCAAGGTCAGCAAGCGCGGCAGCGATGTCGTGCATGCGCTGGAAGAGGGCAGCGACCCTCCGGCAGTCGGCACCGAGGTACACGGCGTCATCGACTGGGAGCGCCGCTACCGGCTGATGCGCACACACACGGCGCTGCACGTGCTCTGCGGCGTCGTCTTCCGCGAGTTCGGCGCACTCGTCACCGGCGGCAACATGGCCACCGACAAGGCGCGGATGGACTTCGAGCTGGAAGATCTGTCGGCTGAGCGCGTGGCACACATCGAGAAAACCGCCAACCAGGTAATCCGCGACAACCGCGCCGTCAGCTGGCGATCACTCCCGCGGGAGGAGGCCTTCCAGATCCCCGACCTGATCCGGACCAAGATCAACCTGCTCCCCGAATCGATCACCGAGGTCCGCATCGTCGAGATCGAAGGACTTGATCTGCAGGCGGACGGCGGCACGCATGTCCGCAACACGCAGGAGGTCGGCGGCATCCGCGTTATTGGGACGCGGTCGAAGGGGCGCATCAACAAGCGGCTTGAGATTGAGCTGGTGGACGACGGCATTGAGGTGGGGGGTAGATGA